The Corvus hawaiiensis isolate bCorHaw1 chromosome 2, bCorHaw1.pri.cur, whole genome shotgun sequence genome includes a window with the following:
- the LOC125337707 gene encoding coagulation factor X-like, which yields MGMAGHRGTMWLLPVVLLFLQMMQTDGNQCSSNPCHYGGHCKDGIGSYTCSCLDGYQGKNCEFVIPKFCRINNGDCEQFCTVKRDGPKDVLCSCADGYVLAEDGKHCVSKVKYPCGKVFVTRKKRSVLLPADYSNGTSDQEGLPTNETSTEEDFVITTESPTPQPDNRTNSRKPNVDTRIVGGDECLPGQCPWQAVLLNEEGEEFCGGTILNENFILTAAHCINQSKEIKVVVGEVDREKKEQSETMHTVDKIFVHSKFVAETYDNDIALLKLKEPVMFSEYVVAACLPKADFANEVLMTQRSGRVSGFGREFDGGQLPKKLKVLEVPYVNRSTCKQSTNFVITENMFCAGYDTEQKDACQGDSGGPHVTRYKDTYFVTGIVSWGEGCARKGKYGVYTKLSRFLRWVKTVMNM from the exons ATGGGCATGGCAGGTCATCGCGGGACAATGTGGCTTCTTCCCGTtgtcctccttttccttcagatGATGCAGACAG ATGGGAACCAGTGCAGCTCAAATCCTTGTCACTATGGTGGCCACTGTAAAGATGGAATTGGTTCCTACACCTGCTCATGCTTGGATGGTTATCAAGGCAAGAATTGTGAATTTG TCATACCAAAGTTCTGCAGAATAAACAACGGAGACTGTGAGCAGTTCTGCACTGTCAAAAGAGATGGGCCGAAGGATGTATTGTGTTCCTGTGCAGATGGGTATGTTCTAGCAGAGGATGGCAAACACTGTGTCTCAAAAG TAAAATACCCCTGTGGAAAAGTTTTtgtgacaaggaaaaaaaggtctgtTCTTTTACCCGCTGACTACAGCAATGGAACGAGTGATCAAGAAGGCCTCCCCACAAATGAAACAAGCACAGAGGAGGACTTTGTAATTACCACAGAAAGCCCAACCCCTCAGCCTGACAACAGAACAAACAGCAGGAAACCAAATGTCGATACCAGGATAGTAGGTGGGGATGAGTGTCTTCCTGGCCAATGCCCGTGGCAG GCTGTTCTGTTAAACGAGGAAGGAGAAGAGTTTTGTGGTGGAACTATTCTGAATGAAAATTTTATACTTACTGCAGCTCATTGCATAAACCAATCCAAAGAAATCAAAGTTGTTGTTG GTGAAGtggacagagagaagaaagaacagTCTGAAACAATGCATACTGTGGACAAAATATTTGTTCACTCTAAATTTGTTGCTGAGACTTACGATAATGACATCGCCTTATTAAAGCTGAAAGAACCTGTCATGTTTTCGGAGTACGTCGTGGCAGCGTGTCTCCCCAAAGCAGACTTTGCTAATGAAGTTCTGATGACCCAAAGATCTGGGAGAGTTAGCGGCTTTGGGCGTGAATTTGATGGTGGACAACTCCCAAAAAAACTGAAGGTGCTTGAAGTCCCCTATGTTAATAGGAGCACTTGCAAGCAATCCACTAACTTTGTGATAACTGAGAACATGTTCTGTGCTGGTTATGACACAGAGCAAAAAGATGCTTGCCAAGGAGACAGTGGTGGCCCCCATGTGACCAGATATAAGGATACTTATTTTGTTACTGGGATTGTTAGCTGGGGCGAAGGATGTGCAAGGAAAGGCAAATATGGTGTCTATACCAAGCTGTCCCGGTTCTTGCGTTGGGTAAAAACGGTCATGAATATGTAG
- the LOC125337712 gene encoding coagulation factor X-like: MAGRLLLLLLCAALPAQLRAQGGVFIKKENADKFLERAKRANSFFEELKKGNIERECNEERCSKEEAREAFEDQEKTEEFWNIYVDGNQCSSNPCHYGGHCKDGIGSYTCSCLDGYQGKNCEFVIPKFCRINNGDCEQFCTVKRDGPKDVLCSCADGYVLAEDGKHCVSKVKYPCGKVFVTRKKRSVLLPADYSNGTSDQEGLPTNETSTEEDFVITTESPTPQPDNRTNSRKPNVDTRIVGGDECLPGQCPWQAVLLNEEGEEFCGGTILNENFILTAAHCINQSKEIKVVVGEVDREKKEQSETMHTVDKIFVHSKFVAETYDNDIALLKLKEPVMFSEYVVAACLPKADFANEVLMTQKSGRVSGFGREFEGGRKSKKLKVLEVPYVNRNTCKQSTNFVITENMFCAGYDTEQKDACQGDSGGPHVTRYKDTYFVTGIVSWGEGCARKGKYGVYTKLSRFLRWVKTVMNM; the protein is encoded by the exons ATGGCCGGGcgcctgctgctcctcctgctctgcgCCGCGCTGCCCGCCCAGCTCCGCGCTCAGGGAGGCG TATtcatcaagaaagaaaatgctgacaAGTTCTTGGAAAGAGCAAAACGTGCTAACTCTTTCTTCGAGGAATTGAAGAAAGGGAATATTGAAAGAGAGTGCAATGAGGAGCGCTGCTCAAAAGAAGAAGCAAGAGAAGCTTTCGAAGACCAGGAGAAAACT GAGGAATTCTGGAACATCTATGTAG ATGGGAACCAGTGCAGCTCAAATCCTTGTCACTATGGTGGCCACTGTAAAGATGGAATTGGTTCCTACACCTGCTCATGCTTGGATGGTTATCAAGGCAAGAATTGTGAATTTG TCATACCAAAGTTCTGCAGAATAAACAACGGAGACTGTGAGCAGTTCTGCACTGTCAAAAGAGATGGGCCGAAGGATGTATTGTGTTCCTGTGCAGATGGGTATGTTCTAGCAGAGGATGGCAAACACTGTGTCTCAAAAG taaaATACCCCTGTGGAAAAGTTTTtgtgacaaggaaaaaaaggtctgtTCTTTTACCCGCTGACTATAGCAATGGAACGAGTGATCAAGAAGGCCTCCCCACAAATGAAACAAGCACAGAGGAGGACTTTGTAATTACCACAGAAAGCCCAACCCCTCAGCCTGACAACAGAACAAACAGCAGGAAACCAAATGTCGATACCAGGATAGTAGGTGGGGATGAGTGTCTTCCTGGCCAATGCCCGTGGCAG GCTGTTCTGTTAAACGAGGAAGGAGAAGAGTTTTGTGGTGGAACTATTCTGAATGAAAATTTTATACTTACTGCAGCTCATTGCATAAACCAATCCAAAGAAATCAAAGTTGTTGTTG GTGAAGtggacagagagaagaaagaacagTCTGAAACAATGCATACTGTGGACAAAATATTTGTTCACTCTAAATTTGTTGCTGAGACTTACGATAATGACATCGCCTTATTAAAGCTGAAAGAACCTGTCATGTTTTCGGAGTACGTCGTGGCAGCGTGTCTCCCCAAAGCAGACTTTGCTAATGAAGTTCTGATGACCCAAAAATCTGGGAGAGTTAGCGGCTTTGGGCGTGAATTTGAAGGCGGACGAAAATCCAAAAAACTGAAGGTGCTTGAAGTCCCCTATGTTAATAGGAACACTTGCAAGCAATCCACTAACTTTGTGATAACTGAGAACATGTTCTGTGCTGGTTATGACACAGAGCAAAAAGATGCTTGCCAAGGAGACAGTGGTGGCCCCCATGTGACCAGATATAAGGATACTTATTTTGTTACTGGGATTGTTAGCTGGGGCGAAGGATGTGCAAGGAAAGGCAAATATGGTGTCTATACCAAGCTGTCCCGGTTCTTGCGTTGGGTAAAAACGGTCATGAATATGTAG